One Clavelina lepadiformis chromosome 1, kaClaLepa1.1, whole genome shotgun sequence genomic region harbors:
- the LOC143453796 gene encoding uncharacterized protein LOC143453796: protein MAKQGIKIRRSAKDLESVGKLWGSGMPSDVRKHSGKLRHRSDMLFRKQLNFTSQVTSSLQEVVAKFEKSDGQNDRQLLQQILVFSRMIQHLKLVMEMLYKLNLEIKFCRRKLVAAVAEQNEEAELIRERINWLERKLETIVKSNSTKSLYNIFKTPQRLQEITQPSKFVLKEDSLLSKPGSSAKKSVILDPYHQRENDVGSTILEIPDEAAKYWLTGHHRFSYTPNMGQLLEGNPLSYHNIGLAIPASYVNKNIFASDSGESPSLPWMNEQDPMKGNFDILRDDLERIRKRIHRIHEKIYAASNLSLNEEASSISSGNVAQQETLKYEILQMPGTAESTRKRSTKDARSITARSLAKMSSSATPATSSVSVTSDLPPPNALTALDNVMPLTKTNMAKSFPHRSDHWCNAEPTEDGPDKQPTIVDQRGLLSRTRLRLFIPKRNKPRTDVVRDLITPSSVASNRSFRKIPNTVRFIENLKSSKGSALSDLQRERLNELIKTLSSSPRIDDRIYAARSLSSLGVTALDETIPALIESLSKERSSNVRFEISKALVKLGEWHPSALNELNHFLLTGRREVTLDVLEHLACSEAAKTEHLQINEVAELRALLEILRSFAASDEDEISFQAAVCLGEICGISNDNSAKMAATKLMEVLKGSINWERHSQALEVLVRQLHHVDENILNAIFSQLQHATKWQDRLAAALLIAHCGPAQVLRIVSDERVYHLLFDKLWDDARRDVRLGVSQAFTALGLRNRLMEDLDEQIRDASAEIRSRAVMAISAVGIKSDKSLRFLVEMLGLDSSDYVRLQIMRTFNALRITDVRVVRALREREKAGGPLGREASKTLASLDVRITTAASTATQRRGNQNTAAGRLTTASSWFSSFEGRETRESRRRNHPTSRNEFRFTPGSRMSSSMFSSPQYEIVSTSVRRPKFSSPNMGRAGTGESIYLTSASSFF from the exons ATGGCAAAACAAGGGATAAAAATTCGGCGAAGTGCGAAAGACCTGGAATCCGTCGGGAAGTTATGGGGTTCTGGAATGCCTTCAGATGTCAGGAAACACTCCGGGAAATTACGTCATCGCTCAGATATGCTATTTCGAAAGCAG TTGAACTTCACATCCCAAGTCACAAGTTCCCTTCAAGAAGTTGtcgcaaaatttgaaaaatctgATGGTCAAAATGATCGACAATTACTTCAACAAATCTTGGTTTTCAGTAGAATG ATCCAGCATCTGAAACTTGTCATGGAAATGTTGTACAAGTTAAatcttgaaataaaattttgtcgtAGAAAACTTGTTGCTGCAGTTGCAGAACAAAATGAG GAAGCAGAGTTGATAAGAGAAAGGATAAATTGGTTGGAAAGGAAACTTGAGACAATCGTCAAATCAAACTCAACTAAATCACtttacaacatttttaaa ACACCGCAAAGACTTCAGGAAATAACACAACCATCCAAGTTTGTTCTCAAAGAAGATTCTCTCTTGTCAAAACCAGGTTCTTCTGCCAAAAAATCTGTCATACTAGATCCTTACCATCAACGAGAAAATG ATGTTGGAAGTACTATCTTAGAAATCCCAGATGAAGCGGCTAAGTACTGGCTGACCGGTCACCATCGCTTCTCTTACACGCCAAATATGGGGCAACTGCTCGAA GGCAATCCACTCTCGTACCACAACATCGGTCTCGCAATTCCTGCAAGTTATGTCAACAAAAATATCTTCGCATCTGACAGTGGGGAATCACCATCTCTGCCATGGATGAACGAGCAGGACCCAATGAAGGGAAATTTTGATATCCTG CGAGATGATCTTGAGCGCATTCGAAAGCGAATCCATCGAATTCACGAGAAGATTTATGCTGCCTCAAACCTCTCGTTAAATGAAGAAGCGTCTTCAATCTCATCTGGGAATGTTGCTCAGCAGGAGACATTAAAAT atgaAATCCTGCAAATGCCAGGAACAGCTGAATCGACCAGAAAGCGATCAACAAAAG ATGCGCGCTCCATCACTGCTCGTAGTCTGGCAAAAATGTCAAGTTCTGCCACGCCAGCCACAAGTTCTGTCAGTGTTACATCAGATCTGCCTCCACCCAATGCTTTAACTGCACTTGATAACGTCATGCCGCTGACAAAAACG AACATGGCAAAGAGTTTTCCACATAGAAGTGATCATTGGTGCAACGCCGAGCCAACTGAGGATGGTCCTGACAAGCAACCGACCATCGTAGACCAACGAGGCCTCCTCAGTCGAACCAGGCTGAGACTTTTTATcccaaaaagaaacaaaccaaG AACCGACGTTGTTCGAGATCTCATAACACCATCAAGTGTGGCGTCAAACAGATCTTTCCGTAAAATCCCGAACACCGTAAGATTTATAGAGAATCTCAAGTCATCCAAAGGCAGTGCCTTGTCTGATTTGCAGAGGGAAAGACTCAAT GAATTAATCAAAACTCTTTCGTCATCACCGAGGATTGATGACAGAATCTACGCTGCACGATCGTTATCGTCACTAGGTGTCACTGCGTTAGATGAGACCATTCCCGCTCTCATTGAGAGCTTGAGCAAGGAGCGAAGTTCAAATGTTCGATTTGAAATATCCAAAGCCCTGGTGAAGCTCG GTGAATGGCATCCTTCTGCATTGAACGAACTGAATCACTTTCTGCTCACTGGGAGGCGTGAAGTTACTTTGGACGTCCTGGAGCATCTCGCATGCAGTGAAGCAGCAAAAACCGAACATCTGCAAATCAACGAAGTGGCAGAATTACGAGCACTCCTCGAG ATTCTTCGATCCTTCGCAGCCAGTGATGAAGACGAGATTTCCTTCCAAGCCGCCGTGTGCCTCGGTGAGATCTGTGGCATCTCCAACGACAACTCAGCAAAGATGGCCGCAACCAAGCTTATGGAGGTTTTGAAA GGCTCGATCAACTGGGAACGACATTCCCAAGCACTCGAGGTCCTAGTCCGCCAGCTCCACCATGTGgacgaaaatattttaaacgcGATCTTCTCACAACTCCAACACGCCACCAAGTGGCAAGACAGGCTTGCGGCTGCTTTGTTGATCGCGCATTGTGGGCCGGCCCAG GTGTTGAGGATCGTGTCAGATGAGAGAGTCTACCATCTGTTATTTGACAAGCTGTGGGATGACGCCAGACGTGACGTCAGGTTGGGGGTGTCACAGGCGTTCACTGCTCTGGGGCTCAGGAACAG ATTGATGGAAGATCTGGATGAACAGATCCGGGATGCGAGTGCAGAGATAAGATCCCGCGCTGTCATGGCGATATCTGCGGTCGGTATCAAGAGCGACAAATCTCTGCGATTCCTCGTCGAAATGCTCGGACTTGACTCCAGCGACTATGTCAGGCTACAG ATCATGAGGACGTTCAATGCGCTCAGAATAACTGACGTCAGAGTCGTCAGGGCGTTGAGGGAACGGGAGAAGGCGGGAGGTCCTTTAGGAAG GGAAGCTTCGAAGACGTTGGCATCGTTGGATGTTCGGATCACGACGGCTGCATCCACTGCGACACAGAGGAGAGGAAACCAGAACACAGCTGCCGGGAGGCTGACGACCGCATCGTCGTGGTTCTCCTCATTTGAAGGTCGCGAGACAAGGGAATCAAGGAGGAGAAATCATCCCACCTCTCGTAATGAGTTTAGGTTCACTCCCGGATCGAGGATGTCCTCCAGCATGTTCAGCTCGCCACAGTACGAGATCGTTTCAACATCGGTGCGACGACCAAAGTTTTCCTCGCCTAATATGGGAAGAGCAGGGACCGGGGAGAGCATTTACCTCACCAGTGCGAGCAGCTTCTTCTGA
- the LOC143461296 gene encoding uncharacterized protein LOC143461296, whose protein sequence is MALSDDGGAKELIEAVESGNIDVVLQLLNTQRVNPNVSSRGTGGELRSALHRAAAYGQVSSIKALLKAGANPNLRSSSNRIPLHEACIGGHPQAVKELVKRVGNIDEQDVNGQTPAYLAALNGEEDCLRTLMEEGCDPVVGDREGKSAVHAACIKDHANVLKLVFNFGVDLHLVDDRGRFPMHIAATNGSLQSVKELVACDGDVNAKDFNGCQPSHLAAAHNQLQCLQFLAKQGAKLQALDRSGKSPMHYAAKQGSVAVLHWLLETRADMSSSDDNGDTALHFAIRNGQGQCANCLLQHGAEVEVENNADENVTQCARNSGRPKLLQDVIDNKVKCPLCKKQCQVVTWETRNQPNKVKRYLGDTCAEYTLPQTQLKTSRGPTFLEKNRQKRDQILSQKAKREQKFVPKERDLSAKYFGSFPSKLEKRSPDHL, encoded by the exons ATGGCATTGTCAG ATGATGGTGGAGCTAAAGAGCTCATTGAAGCAGTAGAAAGTGGAAACATTGATGTAGTTCTTCAACTTCTCAACACACAAAGG GTTAATCCCAATGTGAGTAGTCGTGGGACCGGCGGAGAACTCCGATCTGCTTTGCATAGAGCTGCTGCTTATGGCCAAGTTTCAAGCATCAAAGCACTTTTGAAG GCTGGAGCCAATCCTAACCTGAGAAGTTCTTCGAATCGTATCCCTTTGCATGAAGCCTGCATTGGCGGCCACCCTCAAGCCGTGAAGGAATTGG TGAAGCGTGTCGGCAACATTGATGAACAGGACGTGAATGGACAGACCCCTGCCTACCTCGCTGCACTCAACGGAGAGGAGGATTGCCTCAGGACCCTGATGGAAGAAG GATGTGATCCAGTAGTTGGCGATAGGGAGGGAAAATCAGCTGTCCATGCGGCCTGTATAAAGGATCATGCGAACGTGTTGAAGTTGGTGTTCAACTTTGGTGTCGACTTACACCTTGTTGATGACAGAGGAAGATTTCCAATGCACATTGCTGCTACAAATGGAA GCTTGCAGAGTGTCAAGGAGCTTGTGGCATGTGATGGTGACGTAAACGCGAAAGATTTTAACGGCTGCCAGCCAAGTCACCTTGCAGCGGCTCATAACCAGCTACAGTGTCTACAATTCCTGGCAAAGCAAG GTGCAAAACTGCAAGCTTTGGACAGAAGTGGAAAATCCCCGATGCATTATGCAGCGAAACAGGGATCGGTTGCTGTTTTACACTGGCTCCTTGAAACCCGAGCTGATATGAGTTCATCAGATG ACAATGGTGACACCGCTTTGCACTTTGCAATAAGAAACGGCCAAGGCCAGTGCGCCAACTGCCTGCTTCAGCATGGAGCGGAAGTTGAAGTTGAGAATAATGCTGATGAGAACGTGACGCAATGCGCTCGCAACTCGGGACGACCTAAACTACTGCAAG ACGTAATTGACAACAAAGTTAAATGCCCTTTGTGTAAGAAGCAATGCCAAGTGGTGACATGGGAGACCAGGAACCAGCCAAACAAGGTCAAACGATACCTGGGGGACACCTGTGCCGAGTACACGTTGCCACAGACCCAGCTCAA gACTTCAAGGGGTCCAACATTTCTGGAAAAAAACCGACAAAAACGCGACCAAATCCTCTCGCAGAAAGCAAAACGCGAACAGAAATTCGTCCCCAAGGAACGAGATTTGTCCGCAAAATATTTCGGAAGTTTTCCTTCAAAACTTGAAAAGAGGAGCCCTGACCACCTCTGA
- the LOC143461287 gene encoding histone acetyltransferase KAT7-like, producing MRKRRNQCQSGIKFRNDSESSAGNSCSDDTTNAHKSRVTRRSSLTLAAQKQESVKNQAAQDGCGGRGRTKSSLKSLPGSEPHSKKLKLRSSLNEPAQSTDSEQTSTSASSKSRPRTRTRTLGKLDGLSEMTTAETSKQQLSTKELKSEGETPKKLKSSKRSNPLGMTEHELLLALDESGGRLRKRKFAHSYQDDLKKCPISGCNSRGHLLGRFERHFTLAACPIYHNLTPERCRENHEAYERLKKEQEEEAHEMEKSNAPHNTRKQADSGPTPAQMKYRKKVQQMRNVNGTKLAAETKRLNGNHKNKHGTTREPLLGGIASDYDLDLFRRAQALASEGLEHELERLHESGITQNPGSNQERRLKVIEIGQYEMDTWYSSPYPEEYIRMPKLFICEFCLKYTKSSTILRRHMAKCVWRHPPGDEIYRKGTISVFEVDGKKNKIYCQNLCLLAKLFLDHKTLYYDVEPFLFYVMTEADLTGCHMVGYFSKEKNSFLNYNVSCILTMPQYMRKGYGKMLIDFSYLLSRHEGKVGSPERPLSDLGLLSYRSYWTDVILNYLAERNSAAELSIRDISQETAVNPSDIVSTLQALQMLKYWKGKHIILKRQELIDDWSLKRRQRAGDYARRVIDPTSLKWSPPTTNKE from the exons atgcgCAAACGCCGGAATCAATGTCAGTCTGGTATAAAATTTCGTAATGATTCAGAGTCGTCAGCTGGAAACAGCTGCTCCGATGACACGACGAATGCTCACAAAAGTCGAGTCACTCGAAGATCGTCGCTGACTCTTGCTGCTCAAAAGCAAGAGTCCGTCAAGAACCAGGCTGCTCAGGATGGCTGTGGCGGCAGAGGACGGACAAAATCTTCGCTGAAGTCACTTCCTGGCTCCGAGCCACACTCAAAGAAACTGAAGCTCCGATCAAGTTTAAATGAACCAGCTCAGAGCACAGACTCTGAACAAACATCAACAAGTGCAAGCTCGAAATCTCGACCACGCACACGAACGCGTACGCTCGGTAAACTGGATGGTTTGTCTGAAATGACTACTGCTGAGACTTCAAAGCAACAGCTCAGCACTAAGGAGCTAAAGAGCGAAGGTGAAACACCAAAGAAACTGAAATCTTCAAAAAGATCGAACCCACTCGGCATGACAGAGCACGAACTTCTTCTTGCTCTCGACGAGAGCGGGGGGCGCTTgcgtaaaagaaaatttgctcATTCCTACCAGGATGACTTGAAGAAATGCCCTATTTCTGGTTGTAATTCACGCGGACATTTACTGGGACGTTTTGAAAGACATTTCACACTCGCTGCCTGCCCCATTTATCACAATCTAACTCCTGAAAGATGTCGAGAGAACCACGAAGCGTACGAGAGGTTGAAGAAGGAGCAGGAGGAGGAAGCTCACGAGATGGAGAAGTCGAATGCTCCCCATAACACGAGGAAGCAAGCTGACTCCGGACCAACGCCAGCTCAAATGAA GTACAGAAAGAAAGTGCAGCAAATGCGAAATGTTAACGGAACAAAGCTGGCAGCTGAAACGAAGCGTTTGAACGGAAATCATAAGAACAAACATGGAACGACACGAGAGCCGCTGCTGGGAGGGATTGCTTCCGATTATGACCTCGATTTGTTTCGTCGTGCGCAG GCTCTGGCCTCAGAAGGTTTGGAGCATGAGCTGGAACGACTTCATGAATCTGGGATTACCCAGAACCCTGGCAGCAACCAGGAAAGAAGGTTAAAGGTCATCGAAATAGGACAATATGAAATGGACACGTG GTATTCATCTCCATACCCTGAAGAATACATAAGAATGCCCAAgctttttatttgtgaattttgCCTAAAGTACACGAAGAGCTCGACAATACTTCGACGGCACATGGCTAAATGCGTCTGGCGCCACCCGCCAGGTGACGAAATCTACAGGAAGGGAACAATATCGGTGTTTGAG GTTGACGGGAAGAAGAATAAGATTTACTGCCAGAACCTCTGCCTGCTGGCCAAGCTCTTCCTTGACCATAAGACTTTATATTACGACGTGGAACCTTTTCTCTTCTATGTGATGACAGAGGCAGACCTCACTGGCTGTCACATGGTGGGATATTTCTCAAAAGAGAAGAATTCCTTCCTCAACTACAACGTGTCGTGCATCCTCACAATGCCTCAGTACATGAGGAAGGG GTACGGCAAGATGCTGATCGACTTCAGTTATCTTCTGTCGAGGCATGAAGGCAAGGTCGGATCTCCCGAGCGGCCGTTGTCTGATTTGGGCTTGCTTTCGTACCGCAGCTATTGGACAGATGTCATTCTGAACTATCTCGCTGAACGCAATTCCGCTGCGGAGTTATCGATACGAGACATAAGCCAAGAAACGGCGGTAAACCCGTCTGACATAGTCAGTACCCTCCAAGCCCTGCAGATGCTTAAGTACTGGAAGGGCAAGCATATCATACTGAAGAGGCAGGAGCTGATCGATGATTGGTCGTTGAAGAGAAGACAACGCGCTGGTGATTACGCACGGCGGGTGATCGACCCAACCTCACTAAAGTGGAGCCCACCGACCACAAACAAGGAAtga
- the LOC143453812 gene encoding putative tRNA (uracil-O(2)-)-methyltransferase has product MYLPPFYLNLFQMKCFVLDVCVSGVGMYWNKLSSLPTAGEAAHFQNALRVWIDRPNVCNKMISCSKTEDIAMTTIDVEAGKGLMTSDLKEFVQSLPQLTPRCSKCGALTSCVNFVHSSEKSYFVRKLVPRRPDCYLSNYELVLSSRNSFLFVPLQTETFYPDLVYDIYVVIYGDCDVDHVKDNSNDERKQSGNSNFLSAYSLVLDKQIVDSNKTDNASQGAMKRACYVTSQWVSQKLLPTLSKWCDEESAKLGENKSTFPPSLSLIDKEKYTLLYNSLKFKYGREISKIWPEVTDPQKYVYEDVAIAAYLLVLWEQEREGSGKEEKQSFIDLGCGNGLLVHLLTSEGHPGKGVDIRRRKIWSIYGSETDLEEATVTPDNITLVSGYDWLLGNHSDELTPWIPVMAMRSNYDTRYWVLPCCFFDFYGKYERTQSTVGQYEDYLMFVASVGKKCGFDIREDVMRIPSTKRVCMVGMGRSYREREHSAWMDRVNEFTTGRRDDEFAARPREERVRNCTKIDRGIQHTVVMTISNHLLKTSRAGEACRTWNRGGELKLSDAVELLSDSLRSNLKNECGGLQTLLRNYNQVFEISAGSVQLRDWSVEERAPRKRKRLNSMKCLRTKPCWFEANHPDGCPRSAQSCTFLHHNETK; this is encoded by the exons atgtatttaccccctttttacttaaatttatttcaaatgaaatgttttgttttagatgTCTGTGTAAGTGGTGTAGGAATGTACTGGAACAAGCTTTCGTCGCTTCCCACTGCAGGTGAAGCTGCTCATTTCCAAAATGCGCTGCGTGTCTGGATCGATCGACCCAACGTGTGCAACAAGATGATCAGCTGCAGCAAGACGGAAGATATTGCCATGACAACCATCGATGTAGAGGCTGGAAAAGGCCTGATGACGTCAGATTTAAAGGAGTTTGTCCAAAGTTTACCACAACTCACTCCACGTTGCTCGAAATGTGGAGCTTTAACGAGTTGTGTGAATTTTGTCCACTCTTCAGAGAAATCATATTTTGTTAGGAAACTTGTTCCAAGAAGGCCAGATTGTTATCTGAGCAACTATGAATTAGTGCTCTCTTCAAGGAATTCTTTTCTTTTCGTACCACTGCAGACAGAAACTTTTTATCCAGATCTTGTATATGATATCTATGTGGTGATTTATGGTGATTGTGATGTGGACCATGTCAAGGATAATTCCAACGATGAAAGAAAACAATCGggaaattcaaattttttatcagcTTACAGTTTAGTCCTGGACAAGCAAATTGTTGACTCCAACAAGACTGACAATGCGTCGCAAGGTGCTATGAAGAGAGCATGTtatgtgacatcacaatgggTTTCCCAGAAACTGCTTCCCACTCTGTCAAAGTGGTGCGATGAAGAAAGCGCGAAGTTGGGTGAAAACAAGTCAACCTTTCCACCGTCGCTTTCCCTCatagacaaagaaaaatacaCTTTGCTGTATAACTCACTCAAGTTCAAGTACGGCAGAGAGATATCCAAG ATCTGGCCAGAGGTCACCGAtccacaaaaatatgtttacgaAGATGTTGCCATCGCCGCCTACCTCCTCGTCCTCTGGGAGCAGGAGAGGGAGGGGAGCGGGAAGGAAGAAAAACAATCGTTCATCGACCTCGGTTGCGGGAATGGACTGCTCGTTCATTTACTGACATCTGAAGGG CATCCTGGTAAAGGTGTTGACATTCGTCGTAGAAAAATCTGGAGCATCTATGGCAGCGAGACAGACTTAGAAGAAGCAACCGTCACACCAGATAACATAACATTGGTTAGCGGTTACGATTGGTTGCTTGGCAACCACTCCGATGAGTTAACGCCGTGGATACCAGTGATGGCAATGAG gTCGAATTATGACACGAGATACTGGGTCCTGCCTTGCTGCTTCTTTGATTTCTATGGCAAGTACGAACGAACGCAATCCACTGTCGGACAATACGAGGATTATTTGATGTTTGTGGCTTCAGTAGGAAAGAAATGCGGCTTTGACATTCGGGAAGACGTGATGAGAATCCCATCAACGAAGAGG GTTTGCATGGTGGGCATGGGCAGGTCGTACCGGGAGCGTGAACACTCGGCGTGGATGGACAGGGTCAATGAGTTCACAACAGGGAGGCGCGATGACGAGTTTGCTGCCAGGCCCAGGGAGGAGCGAGTGAGGAACTGCACAAAGATCGATCGAGGGATTCAACACACGGTTGTCATGACGATATCGAACCACCTCCTGAAGACAAGTCGTGCCGGTGAAG CTTGCAGAACTTGGAACCGAGGTGGGGAGTTGAAACTCTCAGATGCGGTTGAGTTATTGAGCGATTCGTTGAGATCCAACCTCAAGAACGAGTGCGGTGGATTGCAAACTCTTCTTCGGAATTATAACCAG GTTTTTGAAATATCTGCCGGTTCTGTGCAGCTGCGTGATTGGTCGGTGGAGGAACGCGCACCTCGCAAAAGAAAACGTTTGAATTCGATGAAATGCCTGAGAACGAAGCCGTGTTGGTTTGAAGCGAATCACCCAGACGGGTGTCCTCGTTCTGCGCAATCTTGCACATTTTTACATCATAATGAAACGAAATAA